cagatgggatggcatatcacttcagtatgctatggtagccatgctggttaagtgtgccttgaattctaaataaattacagacagtgtcaccagcaaagcaacctcacaccatcacacctccatgcttcaaggtgggaaccacacatgcggagatcatccgttcacctaccaaatttgaactcatcagaccaaaggacagatttctgggcccaagcaagtctcttcttcttattggtgtccgtttagtagtggtttctttgcagcaattcaataatgaaggcctgattcacgcagtctcctctgaacagttgatgttgagatgtgtctgaaattccaggtgactacctcatgaagctggttaagagaatgccaagagtgtgcaaggctgtcatcaaggcaatgggtggctactttgaagaatctcaaatataacatatattttgatttgtttaacactttttagttacttcatgattccatatgtgttgtttcatagtttggatgtcttcactattattctacaatgtagaaaacagttcaaataaagaaaacaccTTTAATGGGTactggtatatatatatttttttttacagtgcaCTCAAAACATTGATTTCCTGTTTGGCACGACCAACTATACTTTGGGGACAAACTGGGGGTGTGCCCCTGACCACAGGCACTCCTGACAACATGTCTAGCCAATGAAGTTGGGGTTTGGAAAAAACATAAGAAGAGAGAGTAACGTTCTCCTCCCACACAAAGGAACACAACTTGTGTCACCACTGGAAAGTCTGTGACACATTCACTAATGTGGCAATCCAGACATTTAGTCAGAGAAAACATCATAAATCACTTACCCAGGGTTCACTGGGAGTCTCTGGGTCTTGTTTTAGGTTGTCTGAAATTGACATGTATTTCAAATGATTCCACAAGACAGCCATGGTTCGTTTTTTACTTCAATAATGTTCTCAAAAGTAACAAAGTTGACAACTGTTCTAAATACATTTCTAGTGAATTCTGACTTGTTTCTAGAACACAATCGGTAGATTCTATTTACACAGCTTATTTCACAGAAAACAATATTCATATATATTGCACTGAATTAGGAGAAACAGCCCTCCTAAAAAACACATTACTGATAAATAAATTCTAAACTTAAATGTGGCTTTTAAGTAAAAGCACATTGATTCTATTAAGGTTATTAGTATAAAATGCAGTCAACTGAGGGCGGGGTGCTGAAGTGTCAAATTCTGTCATAGAGATAAAAGTAATATAACTAGTTCCCTTTTAGTTCCTCAAACTCAAGCCAGCGTTTTGAGCGTGGAAGACAGCTGTGACCGTTGTGACCCGGTGGCCATTTTCTTCCTCATAGACAACTGTTCGAACACCTCCATTACTTTCTTCCTGAAGTTCTTCCCCACAATCACATAGAGGACTGGGTTGAGCACGCTGTTGAAGAAGGCCAGGTAGGTAAACACCTGGTTGCAGATATCCAGACTGTTGCTGAGGTTGCAGCCTGAGATGTCCGCTGCCCTCAGGAGGACATCCAGAGCAGTGACCAGGTGGAATGGCACCCAGCAGAGTAGGAAGGCCAGGAGAACAGACAGCACCAGCAAAGTGGCCTTCCTCTCCGTGTGCTCTGTGTTGAATTTCTCCATGGCCTGGTTCTTCAGGGCTTGGATGATCTGACAggtgcagtaggagatcaccgaCACAGGGATGGCAAACCCAAACACGATGAGCGTCACGTTGAACACCAGCTCCATCTTGGGACTGGGGTAGTCCAGAAAGCAGGCTGTCACCTCGAAGTCTGGAACCCACTTCACCGCTCTGAAGAGCATGGTCGGGGTGCCCAGGAGCAGCCCGAAGCCCCACACTAACAAACAGCCCAGCTTGGCGTAGGAGGGCCTCCTCATCCTCCCGTGGCTCATCGTATGCACTAGCGCCACATAGCGGTCCACACTGACTAGAACCAGGAAGTAGATACTGCAGTAGGCATTCATCTTGATGCCCACGTTGACCAGGCGACACAGCAGGGGGCCGAAGGGCCAGTTGAAGCCGTTGGCCACGTTGACGGCCCAGAAGGGGAGGCAGGAGACCAGGAGCAGGTCAGCGGCGGCCAGGTTACTCAGGTAGATTTCTGCTACGGTGCAGGCCTTCTTATGCAGGCAGAAGACCAACAGGACAAAGACATTACCCAGAATCCCCAGGACACTGATGGCCAGGATGTAGCCCGGTTGCATGGTGTGGAGCCAGTCCCACTCCTCAGCGAATGGGCAGTTGCTGGCATTGGTACTGTTCCTTCCTGTCATGTCTGTAGAGTTGGTGATCATGTCCATTTTGGAGCTGTAGA
Above is a genomic segment from Oncorhynchus gorbuscha isolate QuinsamMale2020 ecotype Even-year linkage group LG10, OgorEven_v1.0, whole genome shotgun sequence containing:
- the bdkrb2 gene encoding B2 bradykinin receptor, whose amino-acid sequence is MDMITNSTDMTGRNSTNASNCPFAEEWDWLHTMQPGYILAISVLGILGNVFVLLVFCLHKKACTVAEIYLSNLAAADLLLVSCLPFWAVNVANGFNWPFGPLLCRLVNVGIKMNAYCSIYFLVLVSVDRYVALVHTMSHGRMRRPSYAKLGCLLVWGFGLLLGTPTMLFRAVKWVPDFEVTACFLDYPSPKMELVFNVTLIVFGFAIPVSVISYCTCQIIQALKNQAMEKFNTEHTERKATLLVLSVLLAFLLCWVPFHLVTALDVLLRAADISGCNLSNSLDICNQVFTYLAFFNSVLNPVLYVIVGKNFRKKVMEVFEQLSMRKKMATGSQRSQLSSTLKTLA